The following are from one region of the Sulfurimicrobium lacus genome:
- a CDS encoding DUF294 nucleotidyltransferase-like domain-containing protein, which yields MAAENNTLIQATAEHLRRHAPFDRMERGDLEWLSARLEVGYYAKGEVVLSPEQGDAHKFFIIKQGVVLGEQGVVQAQEDTAWLELHEGECFPLGALLSKRPVTSTYRAGEDLFCYELGVEDFHQLTHRSEAFHDFCTRRIANLLEQSKHIIQAQYAQTSSTQQSMNSPLSAIIRREPVTCSPDTPIRDVLQTLHDLGIGAMIAVENNTPVGIFTLHDVLNRVALPGADLAQPIIGIMSTRLTTLPPQTLAYEAALAMVRDGIRHVLVTDQHKLVGIISEKDLFTLQRVGLRQISSAIRNSQGLEQLKQSAQDIRQLAHNMLAQGVAAEQLTQFISTLNDLLTQRLIELECQAQGISHSELCELGVCWLALGSEGRYEQTLNTDQDNGIIFSVPEGATAEEIRRTLLPLAERINAALDACGFPLCKGQVMASNPKWCLSLEEWKGAFSEWIQRGDAPVLLNATIFFDFRPLFGRHELAYELREWLNAKIKDNRLFLRHMVQNALGNRPPLGMVRDFVVDGGTLDLKLNGVSPFVDAARIFGLAAGVAETSTIRRLRASSEAWDMKKNDVEGWIEAFLYLQLLRLRLQHEQCEAGAALSNRVDPDKLNNLDRRILKEAFRQARKLQAVMEKYFSF from the coding sequence ATGGCAGCGGAAAACAACACACTCATTCAGGCCACCGCCGAGCATCTTCGCCGCCATGCGCCGTTCGACCGCATGGAGCGAGGGGACCTGGAGTGGCTGAGCGCGCGCCTGGAGGTCGGCTACTACGCCAAGGGCGAGGTAGTGCTCTCACCCGAACAGGGCGATGCGCATAAATTTTTCATCATCAAACAAGGCGTAGTCCTGGGCGAACAGGGTGTCGTGCAGGCACAGGAAGATACAGCCTGGCTCGAACTGCACGAAGGCGAATGCTTCCCACTCGGCGCGCTGCTTTCCAAACGTCCCGTTACCAGCACCTACCGAGCCGGCGAAGACCTGTTCTGCTACGAACTGGGCGTCGAGGATTTTCACCAGCTCACCCACCGCAGCGAGGCCTTCCACGACTTCTGCACCCGGCGCATCGCCAACCTGCTGGAGCAGTCCAAACACATCATCCAGGCCCAGTACGCCCAGACCAGCAGCACGCAGCAATCGATGAACAGCCCCCTCAGCGCCATCATCCGGCGCGAGCCCGTCACTTGTTCTCCCGACACCCCCATCCGGGACGTCCTGCAAACCCTGCATGACCTCGGCATCGGCGCCATGATCGCCGTAGAGAACAACACCCCGGTCGGCATTTTCACCCTGCACGACGTCCTCAACCGCGTCGCCCTGCCCGGCGCCGACCTCGCGCAACCCATCATCGGCATCATGAGCACGCGGCTCACCACGCTGCCGCCTCAGACTCTTGCCTATGAAGCCGCCCTTGCCATGGTCCGCGACGGCATCCGACACGTGCTGGTCACCGACCAGCACAAGCTCGTCGGCATCATTTCGGAAAAGGACCTTTTCACCCTGCAGCGCGTCGGCCTCAGGCAAATCAGCAGCGCCATCCGCAACAGCCAGGGCCTCGAACAGCTCAAGCAGAGCGCCCAGGACATCCGCCAGCTCGCCCACAACATGCTCGCCCAAGGGGTCGCGGCGGAACAGCTCACCCAGTTCATCTCCACCCTCAACGACCTGCTCACCCAGCGCCTGATCGAGTTGGAATGCCAGGCCCAGGGCATCAGCCACAGCGAACTGTGTGAACTGGGCGTGTGCTGGCTGGCGCTGGGCAGCGAAGGGCGCTACGAACAGACGCTCAACACCGACCAGGACAACGGGATCATCTTCAGCGTCCCGGAGGGTGCGACGGCGGAAGAAATCCGCCGCACGCTATTGCCGCTGGCCGAGCGTATCAACGCGGCGCTGGACGCCTGCGGCTTTCCGCTGTGCAAGGGCCAGGTGATGGCCTCCAACCCGAAGTGGTGCCTGTCGCTCGAAGAGTGGAAGGGGGCTTTCTCGGAGTGGATACAGCGCGGCGATGCGCCGGTTTTGCTCAATGCCACCATTTTCTTCGACTTCCGCCCGCTGTTCGGTCGCCATGAGCTGGCATACGAGTTGCGTGAGTGGCTCAACGCCAAAATCAAGGATAACCGCCTGTTCCTGCGGCACATGGTGCAGAACGCCCTGGGCAACCGTCCGCCGCTGGGAATGGTGCGCGATTTCGTGGTGGACGGCGGCACGCTGGATCTCAAGCTCAACGGCGTGTCGCCCTTTGTCGATGCCGCACGCATCTTCGGCCTGGCCGCCGGCGTTGCAGAAACTTCGACCATCCGTCGCCTGCGCGCAAGCAGCGAAGCCTGGGACATGAAAAAGAACGACGTGGAGGGCTGGATCGAGGCCTTTCTCTATCTCCAGCTGTTGCGCCTGCGCCTGCAGCACGAGCAGTGCGAAGCGGGCGCGGCGCTGTCCAACCGGGTTGACCCGGACAAGCTCAACAACCTCGACCGGCGCATTCTCAAGGAGGCTTTCCGCCAGGCGCGCAAGCTGCAGGCGGTGATGGAGAAATATTTCTCTTTTTAA
- a CDS encoding DUF485 domain-containing protein: MSKREMNWAAIDADPRFQALHRKKTTFLWGLMIFSIIYYFLLPIGAAYYQDLFKIKVWGVVNVGILFALSEFVVAWTIAFVYSKKANAEFDTMAQEIINDAHKLGA; this comes from the coding sequence ATGTCAAAACGCGAAATGAACTGGGCGGCGATCGATGCCGATCCCAGGTTCCAGGCGCTGCATCGCAAGAAAACGACCTTCCTGTGGGGGTTGATGATTTTCTCGATCATTTATTATTTCCTGCTGCCGATCGGCGCTGCCTATTACCAGGATCTGTTCAAGATCAAGGTGTGGGGCGTGGTCAATGTCGGCATTCTGTTTGCCCTGTCGGAATTTGTCGTGGCCTGGACCATCGCCTTCGTTTACTCGAAGAAAGCCAATGCCGAATTCGACACCATGGCGCAGGAAATCATCAACGATGCGCACAAACTGGGAGCCTGA
- a CDS encoding TauD/TfdA family dioxygenase, producing MTYFEDAMTHPGFNPFSLDSDADYLQWRARKLEDYPARMEDLVVHIDDPRQLTQAEHDAILALCRKTNMAIYASQVGNVADKEIARQCGIKFGLKRLDHNMLADDDGITSLAVHASGEHQHYIPYTDRPIKWHTDGYYNPPERQIWGMQLHCVCSAATGGENGLMDPEIAYIQLRDANPDYIRALMEADAMVIPARMDEDGVARPDEGGPVFSLHPVSGDLHMRYTARTRSIRWKKDPVLEAAVAFLEQLLNSDSPYIFHGRLEPGMGLICNNVLHDRSAFSDDGECHRLLYRARYYDRIEGTELAAVYPG from the coding sequence TTGACGTATTTCGAGGACGCCATGACCCACCCCGGATTTAACCCATTCTCCCTGGACAGCGACGCGGACTACCTGCAGTGGCGCGCCCGCAAGCTGGAAGACTACCCGGCACGGATGGAAGATCTGGTGGTCCATATCGACGACCCGCGCCAGCTGACCCAAGCCGAGCACGATGCCATCCTGGCCCTGTGCCGCAAGACCAACATGGCGATTTACGCCAGTCAAGTGGGAAACGTGGCTGACAAGGAAATCGCCCGTCAGTGCGGTATCAAATTCGGCCTCAAACGGCTCGACCACAACATGCTGGCCGACGATGACGGCATCACCTCGCTCGCCGTCCACGCCAGCGGCGAGCACCAGCACTATATTCCCTACACCGACCGGCCCATCAAATGGCATACGGACGGCTACTACAACCCGCCCGAGCGCCAGATCTGGGGCATGCAGCTGCACTGTGTGTGCAGCGCGGCAACGGGCGGCGAAAACGGCCTGATGGACCCGGAAATCGCCTACATCCAGCTGCGCGACGCCAACCCGGATTACATCCGCGCCCTGATGGAAGCGGACGCCATGGTCATTCCTGCGCGCATGGACGAAGACGGCGTCGCGCGCCCCGACGAAGGCGGCCCGGTGTTTTCCCTGCACCCGGTGAGCGGCGACCTGCACATGCGCTACACCGCCCGCACGCGCAGCATCCGCTGGAAAAAAGACCCCGTGCTGGAGGCTGCCGTCGCATTCCTGGAGCAGTTGTTGAACAGCGACTCGCCTTACATCTTCCACGGCCGCCTTGAGCCGGGCATGGGCCTGATCTGCAACAACGTGCTGCATGACCGCAGCGCGTTCAGCGACGACGGGGAATGCCACCGCCTGCTGTACCGGGCTCGCTACTATGACCGAATCGAAGGCACGGAGCTGGCTGCAGTGTATCCCGGCTAG
- a CDS encoding solute symporter family protein — protein MSKTFNKLALSAAALLASGSACAAGGAVADEFKWMTFAVFGVIIAITMAITFWAAKTTHTTSEFYAAGRSVSGIQNGWAIAGDYLSAASFLGIAGLISLYGYDGFMYSVGWLVAYITVLLVIAEPCRNIGKYTMGDILAFRNDPKKTKTVAALSTITVSTFYLTAQMVGGGVLIKTLIGIDYEISVIGVGVLMLAYVVFGGMKATTWVQITKAVLLVMASILLVTLVWAPYGFSLPGYLQAVVGDEKVVAQVAKLLGDKAATMTPAELGQRFLEPGLFLKSPIDQISLGMALVLGTAGMPHILMRFFTVPTAQAARLSVIWAMAIIGGFYVLTLFLGTGAAMLVGPAKIASIDAGGNMAGPLLAQFLGGGADSMLGNFMLAFVAAVAFATIVAVVAGLVLAAASAMAHDIYVGVIRGDKATPQEQVVAARVSSVIVGVIAITVGILAKGQNVAHLVALAFAVAASSNLPAVFLTLYWKKCNTTGIIAGMLVGSIAAIGLVLISPNMTYPKAVIKAANKVLDGEPASEAKDAVPAQPGTGFVCELFALEGCKKAEPAKAAEPAKPAKPGTREKLATLKAKLDAATDEAEKTKIQGEFDKVKKSNDKAEEDLKKMAGQTTSLMGLEKPFFLLKNPGLLSIPLGFLMVILGSLLTRDKRADEMWDELYVRQNTGINAEAATAH, from the coding sequence ATGAGTAAAACCTTCAACAAGCTCGCCTTGTCCGCTGCCGCGCTGCTGGCCAGCGGCTCCGCCTGCGCGGCGGGTGGCGCGGTCGCCGACGAGTTCAAGTGGATGACCTTCGCGGTGTTCGGCGTGATTATCGCCATCACCATGGCGATCACCTTCTGGGCGGCAAAAACCACCCATACCACCTCCGAGTTCTACGCTGCCGGACGCTCGGTGAGCGGCATCCAGAACGGCTGGGCGATTGCCGGCGACTACCTGTCCGCCGCGTCCTTCCTCGGCATTGCCGGGCTGATCTCGCTCTACGGCTACGACGGTTTCATGTACTCGGTGGGCTGGCTGGTGGCTTACATCACCGTGCTGCTGGTGATCGCCGAACCCTGCCGCAACATCGGCAAGTACACCATGGGCGACATTCTGGCCTTCCGTAACGACCCGAAGAAGACCAAGACCGTGGCCGCACTTTCCACCATCACCGTGTCCACCTTCTACCTGACCGCGCAAATGGTCGGCGGCGGCGTGCTGATCAAGACCCTGATCGGTATCGATTATGAAATTTCGGTGATCGGCGTCGGCGTCCTGATGCTGGCCTACGTGGTGTTCGGCGGCATGAAGGCCACCACCTGGGTACAGATCACCAAGGCGGTGCTGCTGGTGATGGCGTCGATCCTGCTGGTGACGCTGGTATGGGCGCCTTACGGCTTCAGCCTGCCGGGCTACCTGCAAGCGGTGGTGGGCGACGAGAAAGTCGTTGCCCAAGTCGCCAAACTGCTGGGCGACAAGGCAGCTACCATGACCCCGGCAGAACTGGGCCAGCGCTTCCTCGAGCCCGGCCTGTTCCTCAAGAGCCCGATTGACCAGATTTCCCTGGGGATGGCGCTGGTGCTCGGTACCGCAGGTATGCCGCACATCCTGATGCGCTTCTTCACCGTGCCGACGGCACAGGCCGCTCGCTTGTCGGTAATCTGGGCGATGGCGATCATCGGCGGTTTCTACGTGCTGACCCTGTTCCTCGGCACCGGTGCAGCAATGCTGGTCGGCCCGGCCAAGATCGCCTCGATCGATGCCGGCGGCAACATGGCCGGCCCGCTGTTGGCGCAGTTCCTGGGCGGCGGCGCGGACTCCATGCTCGGCAATTTCATGCTGGCTTTCGTCGCGGCCGTGGCATTCGCCACCATCGTCGCGGTGGTCGCAGGCCTGGTGCTGGCAGCGGCTTCCGCCATGGCGCACGACATCTATGTCGGCGTGATCCGCGGCGACAAGGCCACGCCTCAGGAGCAAGTCGTGGCAGCCCGCGTATCTTCCGTGATCGTAGGCGTGATCGCGATTACGGTGGGTATCCTGGCCAAGGGGCAGAACGTCGCCCACCTGGTAGCGCTGGCTTTTGCCGTGGCGGCATCGAGCAACCTGCCGGCGGTGTTCCTCACGCTGTACTGGAAGAAATGCAACACCACCGGCATCATAGCCGGCATGCTGGTCGGCTCCATCGCCGCCATCGGACTGGTGCTGATTTCCCCCAACATGACCTACCCCAAAGCCGTGATCAAGGCCGCGAACAAGGTCCTGGACGGCGAACCGGCGAGCGAAGCGAAGGATGCGGTTCCGGCCCAGCCAGGAACCGGCTTCGTGTGCGAGCTGTTCGCGCTGGAAGGCTGCAAGAAAGCCGAACCAGCCAAGGCCGCCGAACCAGCCAAGCCAGCCAAGCCCGGTACCCGGGAAAAACTGGCAACGCTGAAAGCCAAGCTGGATGCGGCGACAGATGAAGCCGAGAAAACGAAAATCCAGGGCGAGTTCGACAAAGTGAAGAAATCCAACGACAAGGCAGAGGAGGATCTGAAGAAGATGGCAGGCCAGACCACCAGCCTGATGGGCCTGGAAAAACCATTCTTCCTGCTCAAGAACCCCGGTCTTCTCTCCATCCCGCTGGGCTTCCTGATGGTGATTCTCGGCTCCCTGCTGACCCGCGACAAGCGCGCGGATGAGATGTGGGACGAGCTCTACGTGCGCCAGAACACCGGCATCAACGCGGAGGCGGCCACCGCGCACTAA
- a CDS encoding response regulator transcription factor has protein sequence MRILIAEDDEVLADGLCRSMSRNGYAVDCVGDGMDADLMLKGDQPFNLVILDLGLPRLDGLCVLRNLRERNQQVPVIILTARDGVADRVKGLDLGADDYLVKPFCLPELEARVRALMRRGQCGVNPVFSCGTLSFDSVGRRAAINGESLELTTRETGVLEALMSHTGWVVSKDQLLEHLYSYAEEASANAIEVYIHRLRKKIEVAGVTIRNIRGLGYVIDKVSP, from the coding sequence ATGCGCATCCTGATTGCCGAAGACGATGAAGTGCTGGCCGACGGCCTGTGCCGCTCCATGTCGCGCAACGGCTATGCCGTCGATTGCGTCGGCGACGGGATGGACGCGGACCTGATGCTCAAGGGAGATCAGCCCTTCAACCTGGTGATCCTCGACCTCGGCCTGCCGCGCCTGGATGGACTGTGCGTGTTGCGCAACCTGCGCGAACGCAACCAGCAGGTCCCGGTCATCATCCTGACTGCCCGGGACGGGGTGGCGGACCGGGTCAAGGGTCTCGACCTGGGCGCGGACGATTACCTGGTCAAGCCGTTCTGCCTGCCGGAGCTCGAAGCGCGCGTGCGCGCCCTGATGCGACGCGGCCAGTGCGGCGTGAATCCGGTGTTCTCCTGCGGCACGCTGAGCTTCGACAGCGTGGGGCGCCGCGCCGCCATCAACGGCGAGTCGCTGGAGCTGACCACGCGCGAGACGGGCGTACTGGAGGCATTGATGTCGCACACCGGCTGGGTGGTCAGCAAGGACCAGCTCCTGGAGCACCTTTACAGCTATGCCGAGGAGGCAAGCGCCAACGCCATCGAGGTCTACATCCACCGCCTGCGCAAGAAAATCGAGGTCGCGGGCGTGACGATTCGCAATATCCGCGGACTCGGCTACGTTATCGACAAGGTTTCCCCCTAG
- a CDS encoding DUF4212 domain-containing protein, which produces MQLTDKQKQYWKKNLHVTGVLLAIWFIVTFVFSYFARELNAISFLGFPLGFYFGAQGALIVYVLIIWFYAHYMNKLDVEYDVHEKGD; this is translated from the coding sequence ATGCAGTTGACGGACAAGCAAAAGCAGTACTGGAAGAAAAATCTTCACGTGACGGGCGTGTTGCTCGCAATCTGGTTCATCGTGACCTTCGTCTTCAGCTACTTTGCCCGCGAGCTGAACGCCATCAGCTTTCTCGGTTTCCCGCTGGGGTTCTATTTCGGGGCCCAGGGTGCGCTCATCGTGTACGTCCTGATCATCTGGTTCTACGCCCATTACATGAACAAGCTGGACGTCGAATATGACGTCCACGAGAAGGGCGACTGA
- a CDS encoding sensor histidine kinase codes for MITMEDEVLSLHDRLMNWLLTPLFLLWLFSTVAGYVATLNYASQPYDRALLERAQSLAAQMKLGSGRERLDVTPTLPAGGAPGEQDRMYYSVSNEEGRMLVGNADLARPISYRGGKTGPLFSNTEHGGEKTRMVSLVYPGPPGSPSFQLHMSETTHQRQASIRGIFANIVIPQLLLIVIAVGAVWYALKQGLEPLERLRQDVTLRHRDDLSRLDETQAPAEVRPLINAVNDLLERLKQVMLAQQRFVADAAHQLRTPFAGLKTQTELALRETEPERKQYALQQILTSAKRGNHLVNQLLALARNEPGGQGAETFAPLDLNRLAQECTVNWVPMALEKGMDLGFEGISQVAPLRGDAASLTEMLGNLIDNAIRYTQAGGQVTVSVDYEHGGAVLRVVDNGPGIAPPHRERVFERFYRVLGSGQSGSGIGLAIVAEVAKRHGATITLNAGPHDKGTLVTIRFPHHGT; via the coding sequence ATGATCACGATGGAAGACGAAGTTCTTTCCCTGCACGACCGCCTCATGAACTGGCTGCTGACGCCGCTGTTCCTGCTGTGGCTGTTCAGCACGGTGGCGGGCTACGTAGCCACCCTGAACTACGCCAGCCAGCCTTACGACCGGGCGCTGCTGGAACGGGCACAATCGCTGGCAGCGCAAATGAAGCTGGGCAGCGGCCGGGAGCGCCTCGATGTCACACCGACGCTTCCCGCTGGCGGCGCCCCCGGCGAACAGGACCGCATGTATTACAGTGTCAGCAATGAGGAGGGGCGGATGCTGGTCGGCAACGCAGACTTGGCACGCCCCATCTCATACCGCGGCGGCAAAACGGGTCCGCTGTTCAGCAACACGGAGCATGGCGGGGAAAAAACCCGCATGGTGAGCCTGGTTTACCCCGGCCCGCCCGGTTCGCCGTCTTTCCAGCTGCATATGTCGGAAACCACGCATCAGCGCCAGGCCAGCATCCGCGGCATTTTCGCCAACATCGTGATCCCCCAGCTGCTGCTGATCGTGATCGCGGTGGGCGCCGTATGGTATGCGCTCAAGCAGGGGCTGGAGCCCCTGGAACGATTGCGGCAGGACGTCACGCTGCGGCACCGCGACGATCTGAGCCGGCTGGATGAAACCCAGGCACCGGCGGAAGTGCGCCCGCTGATCAACGCCGTGAACGACCTGCTGGAGCGCTTGAAGCAGGTGATGCTGGCGCAGCAGCGCTTCGTCGCCGATGCCGCTCACCAGCTGCGCACCCCTTTTGCCGGACTGAAAACCCAGACCGAGCTGGCGTTGCGGGAGACGGAACCGGAGCGCAAGCAGTACGCGCTGCAACAGATACTCACCAGCGCCAAGCGCGGCAATCACCTGGTAAACCAGCTCCTGGCGCTGGCGCGCAACGAACCGGGGGGCCAGGGCGCCGAAACCTTCGCACCGCTCGACCTCAACCGCCTGGCTCAGGAGTGCACCGTGAACTGGGTGCCCATGGCACTGGAAAAGGGGATGGACCTCGGTTTCGAGGGCATTTCCCAGGTCGCACCCTTGCGTGGCGACGCCGCGAGCCTGACCGAAATGCTCGGCAACCTGATCGACAATGCAATTCGTTACACCCAGGCGGGCGGACAGGTCACGGTAAGCGTGGATTACGAGCACGGCGGAGCGGTGCTGCGCGTAGTCGATAACGGCCCTGGCATCGCGCCTCCCCACCGCGAGCGGGTTTTCGAGCGCTTTTACCGCGTGCTCGGCAGCGGTCAGAGCGGCAGCGGGATTGGCCTCGCCATCGTGGCGGAAGTGGCGAAACGCCACGGCGCCACGATCACGCTGAACGCTGGGCCGCACGACAAAGGGACGCTGGTTACCATCCGCTTTCCGCATCACGGCACTTAA
- a CDS encoding sodium:solute symporter family protein has translation MARQNQAVFKSRLKRFYGFYTGGFIGFLFILAILEQMGMPNQIIGYVFLLSTIALYAIIGIRSRTMDVNEYYVVGRRVPAFFNGMATGADWMSAASFIGMAGTLYSEGYDGLAYIMGWTGGYCLVALFLAPYLRKFGQFTIPDFLGARYGGNIPRTIGVFAAIICSFTYVIAQIYGVGLITSRFTGLEFQVGVFVGLAGILVCSFLGGMRAVTWTQVAQYIILIVAYMIPVVWLSVQHTGNPVPQIAYGQVLQQVTERENVLNDASTPDGAREAEVRAIYRTRQADMEARLKALESGGPAYLAQEAAGMKAKLAKLRAAPVPDRKEIEKLETAIKDYPLDPERAREKWKKAADVARAKAAPIKAHAEPFAGAGAEKQLLQSNPHASPDEIFRARAEDDRESNKKRKNFLALVLCLMVGTAALPHILIRYYTTPSVKEARQSVFWSLFFIVLLYFTAPALAVLAKFDIYTILVGSKFSELPSWVNAWAAVDKALMSVSDLNKDGIVQLAEVTIGPDLIVLATPEIAGLPFVISGLVAAGGLASALSTADGLLLTIANALSHDVYYKMVDPHASGTRRLAASKALLLLVAIAAAWVTSHRPGDILFLVGSAFSLAASGFFPALVLGVFWRRANKLGAILGMLAGLGVCMYYMYTTYPFFGVNAAKWWDIEPIAAGIFGIPVGILGVILGSLISPAPSKDIQELVDHVRYPNLEGRPARAT, from the coding sequence ATGGCACGTCAAAATCAGGCAGTGTTCAAGTCCCGGCTGAAAAGATTCTACGGCTTTTATACCGGCGGCTTTATTGGCTTTCTCTTTATCCTGGCCATCCTGGAACAGATGGGCATGCCCAACCAGATCATCGGCTACGTGTTCCTGCTTTCGACCATCGCGCTTTACGCCATCATCGGCATCCGTTCCCGGACCATGGACGTGAACGAGTACTACGTCGTGGGGCGCCGCGTGCCGGCCTTCTTCAACGGCATGGCCACCGGCGCCGACTGGATGTCCGCCGCGTCCTTCATCGGCATGGCCGGAACCCTGTATAGCGAGGGTTACGACGGCCTCGCCTACATCATGGGCTGGACCGGCGGCTATTGCCTGGTGGCGCTGTTCCTGGCCCCTTACCTGAGGAAATTCGGCCAGTTCACGATCCCGGATTTTCTCGGCGCACGCTACGGCGGCAATATCCCCCGCACCATCGGCGTGTTCGCCGCCATCATCTGTTCCTTCACCTACGTGATCGCGCAAATCTACGGCGTGGGGCTGATCACCAGCCGTTTCACCGGTCTCGAGTTCCAGGTCGGCGTGTTCGTCGGCCTGGCCGGCATCCTGGTGTGTTCATTCCTCGGCGGCATGCGCGCGGTGACCTGGACCCAGGTGGCGCAGTACATCATCCTGATCGTCGCCTACATGATCCCGGTGGTGTGGCTGTCGGTGCAGCATACCGGCAACCCGGTTCCGCAAATTGCCTACGGTCAGGTGCTGCAACAAGTGACCGAGCGCGAAAATGTGCTGAATGACGCAAGCACCCCGGATGGCGCCAGGGAGGCCGAAGTACGCGCCATCTACAGGACCCGGCAGGCCGACATGGAAGCGCGGCTAAAAGCGCTCGAATCCGGCGGACCGGCCTATCTGGCGCAGGAGGCGGCCGGCATGAAGGCGAAACTGGCCAAGCTCAGGGCCGCCCCGGTTCCCGATCGCAAGGAAATCGAAAAACTGGAAACGGCCATCAAAGATTATCCGCTAGACCCGGAGAGGGCCAGGGAAAAATGGAAGAAGGCGGCGGACGTCGCCAGAGCCAAAGCCGCGCCGATCAAGGCGCATGCCGAACCGTTTGCGGGCGCGGGGGCAGAGAAACAGCTGCTTCAGTCGAACCCCCATGCGTCGCCGGATGAAATATTCAGGGCCAGAGCCGAGGACGACAGGGAGTCCAACAAGAAGCGCAAGAACTTCCTCGCCCTGGTGCTGTGCCTGATGGTGGGCACAGCCGCACTGCCGCACATCCTGATCCGCTACTACACCACGCCCAGCGTGAAGGAAGCGCGCCAGTCGGTATTCTGGTCCCTGTTCTTCATCGTCCTGCTTTACTTCACCGCGCCAGCCTTGGCGGTGCTGGCGAAATTCGACATTTACACCATCCTGGTGGGCTCGAAATTCTCCGAGCTGCCGAGCTGGGTGAATGCCTGGGCGGCAGTCGACAAAGCCTTGATGAGCGTGTCCGACCTCAACAAGGACGGCATCGTGCAGCTGGCGGAGGTCACTATCGGACCCGACCTGATCGTGCTGGCTACCCCCGAAATTGCCGGCTTGCCCTTCGTGATTTCGGGCCTGGTGGCGGCCGGCGGTCTGGCGTCCGCGCTTTCCACGGCGGACGGCCTGTTGCTGACCATCGCCAACGCCTTGTCGCACGACGTTTATTACAAGATGGTCGACCCCCATGCTTCAGGCACCCGTCGTCTCGCCGCTTCCAAGGCGCTGCTGTTGCTGGTGGCGATCGCGGCGGCGTGGGTGACGTCGCACCGGCCGGGTGACATCCTGTTCCTGGTGGGGTCGGCGTTCTCGCTGGCCGCCTCCGGCTTCTTCCCGGCTCTGGTGCTGGGCGTGTTCTGGCGGCGCGCCAACAAGCTGGGCGCGATCCTCGGCATGCTGGCCGGGCTGGGGGTGTGCATGTACTACATGTATACGACTTACCCATTTTTCGGCGTGAACGCTGCCAAATGGTGGGACATCGAACCGATCGCCGCCGGCATCTTCGGCATCCCGGTCGGCATTCTCGGCGTGATCCTGGGCAGCCTGATCAGCCCGGCACCAAGCAAGGACATACAGGAACTGGTGGATCATGTGCGCTACCCCAACCTGGAAGGGCGCCCGGCCAGGGCAACCTAA
- a CDS encoding 3'-5' exonuclease — translation MIPISPEKAAMKRLMHFFSRKPDLTPELESRLAAWQALPAIGPGAELESARFVVVDVETSGLILAKDHLIAIGAVAVRAGKIAAGDSFEVVLQQQTASDRENILIHGIGGSAQTGGMAPQEALLAFLEYLGKDPLVAFHVVFDETMIRRAMRQFLGFDFKHHWLDLAYAVPALYPELSKKYRALDDWQNHFRIRNYARHSALADAYSTAQLLLVALQQAKRHRISRYKGLVDLEKAQRWVNWEG, via the coding sequence ATGATTCCAATCTCCCCCGAGAAAGCCGCCATGAAGAGGCTCATGCATTTCTTTAGCCGCAAACCGGACCTGACCCCGGAGCTTGAATCACGCCTGGCGGCATGGCAGGCGTTGCCCGCCATCGGGCCGGGTGCCGAACTGGAGTCCGCGCGTTTTGTCGTGGTGGATGTCGAAACCAGTGGACTGATCCTGGCCAAGGACCATCTGATCGCCATCGGAGCGGTGGCGGTGCGCGCCGGCAAGATCGCTGCGGGCGACAGCTTTGAAGTAGTGCTGCAGCAGCAAACCGCCAGCGACAGGGAAAACATTCTGATCCACGGCATCGGCGGCAGCGCCCAGACCGGGGGCATGGCCCCGCAGGAAGCGCTGCTGGCCTTCCTAGAATACCTCGGCAAGGACCCCCTGGTTGCGTTCCACGTGGTGTTCGACGAAACCATGATCCGCCGCGCTATGCGGCAATTCCTCGGCTTCGATTTCAAGCATCACTGGCTCGACCTTGCCTATGCCGTGCCCGCGCTGTATCCGGAGCTGTCGAAGAAATACCGCGCCCTCGATGATTGGCAAAATCACTTTCGTATCCGGAATTACGCCCGCCACAGCGCCCTGGCTGACGCTTACAGCACGGCCCAGCTGTTACTGGTTGCCTTGCAGCAGGCAAAGAGGCATCGCATTTCCCGCTACAAGGGACTGGTGGATCTGGAAAAAGCGCAGCGCTGGGTGAATTGGGAAGGCTGA